CGGACGAGCCTCCCGTACTTCGACGAGAACACCGAGCCGCTCTCATCGCGCATCGCCACTGGTCTGCACAAGATCGGGCTCGCGATGAAGCAGCAGGCCTGGCAGCAGGCGAACGAGGAGGGCCTGTCCGCCACGCAGGGCAGATCCTCGCAGCGATCGTGACTCATGGCCCCCTCACGGGCTCGGAGCTGAGTCAGCGGCTCGGCGTCACGCTGGCGACGATCAGCGACTCAGTTCGCGTACTCGTCGAAAAGAAGCTGGTCACGAAGTCCCCCGATCCGCGTCATCCCCGCGCGAGCCTGCTCACGCTGACCCAGAAGGGATCGCAGCTCGGCGCGCGCGCGCGGTCTTGGCCGGAGTTCATGGCAGCCGCCGTGGCGGACCTGACCGCGGAGGAACAGCGAGCGTTCTTCTCGGGCGTGGTGAAGATGATTCGCGCGCTCCAGGATCAGGGCCTCGTCCCGGTGAGCGGCATGTGCGTGACGTGTACGCACTTTCGCCCCAACGTTCGGACCGGCGCAGCGCCGCATCACTGCGCCCTGGTGGACGCGCCGCTCGCGAGCGATCAAGTCCGGCTCGACTGCCCCGAGCACGAGCTCGCAGCCGAGGCGCCTCGAAGCGAGCTCTGGGAGCAGTTCATGCGCCCCGCCTGACCGAGCGCCTCGAGACCCGATGACCCGAGTTTCCGCGGCCATGTCGGCCGGCGGCAAAGCGGAGCTTTGCTCCGAGAAGGAAGTGAACAACATGAGCAGCATCCCTGGCTACACCCACAACACCTCGGCAGTCGCGAAGTCTCCCGTGACCTTGACCGACTTTGAGCAGATGAAGGCGAGCGTCCTCTTCGGCGAAGAGGACGTGAAGTCGCTCCGCATGTCCCACGACGTCGTGAAGGACGAGGTCGAGGCCATCCTTGATGTCTGGTACGGCTTCGTAGGGAGCCAGCCCCACCTCCTCGCGTCGTTCACCGGCAAGACGGACGGGAAGCCCCTCGGCGACTACCTCGGCGCCGTGCGCAAGCGCTTCGGTCAGTGGATCCTCGACACCGCACACGCCGAGTACGATCAGAAGTGGCTCGACTACCAGCACGAGATCGGGCTCCGGCACCACCGGGCGAAGAAGAACAAGACCGACGGCGCGCCCTCGACCGACCTCGTCCCGTTCCGCAACTTGTTCGCTTTGGTCTTCCCGGTGACCTTCACCCTTCGGCCGTTCCTAGCAAAGAAGGGACACTCGCCCGAGGACGTCGAGAAGATGTACGCGGCGTGGGTCAAGTCGTGCCTTCTGCAGGTCACGTTGTGGAGCCACCCCTACGTGAAGGACGGCGACTTCTAATGGTGACCACGACCGCCCTCGCTCCGCCCTGGAGGACCACGGGTGGCTGAACACGCCGGAGCCACTCAGCCTCGAGGGGCTCCGTGGCCGTGTCGTGCTGCTCCATGCGTTTCAGATGCTCTGCCCGGGTTGCGTGTCACGCGGCATCCCGCAGGCGCAGCGTGTCACGGAGCTGTTCGCTGGTGCTCCTCTCGTCGTCGTCGGCCTCCACACCGTCTTCGAGCACCACGACGGGATGAAGGTCGAGTCGCTTCGGGCGTTTCTCCACGAGTACCGCGTGCGGTTTCCTGTCGGGGTGGATGCGCCTGACCCCGGAGGCGAGTCCATCCCGCAGACGATGCGGGCCTACGGCATGCGCGGGACGCCGACGACGATCCTCATCGACGCGCGCGGACGCCTGCGCCGGCAGGTTTTCGGCGCTCACGATGACCTCCTGCTCGGTGCGGAGTTGCAGACGCTCCTGCTCGAAGCGGAGTCGATTCCGGAAAACCGCTCACCGACAGCGACCCCGAGGATCGGCTGCGACGAAGCCGGGTGCGTTCTTCCGGAGGTCACTGCCGGATAGGCACTTGTCCCCGCTCCCAAGGCCGCGGCGCTTTGCTTCCCCCGGAGGCGAGGCGCGGGGTCCAGCTGCTCGGTGCCCAGGTGGACTGCCTCCTCGCAGGCAGCCAAGCGCCTCCCCTCCGCTGTTTTGCGGAGGGGCTTCCTTCTCGGGAGGGACGAGAACCTCGCCGCCGAGCGGCACTTCAAGAAGCGCCTCCTGGACGGCCTCCTCGCGGCCGCGTGGGAGCACGGGCCCGATCTGAACAGCGCCGAAGTGCT
The DNA window shown above is from Myxococcales bacterium and carries:
- a CDS encoding protogloblin ApPgb; the encoded protein is MSSIPGYTHNTSAVAKSPVTLTDFEQMKASVLFGEEDVKSLRMSHDVVKDEVEAILDVWYGFVGSQPHLLASFTGKTDGKPLGDYLGAVRKRFGQWILDTAHAEYDQKWLDYQHEIGLRHHRAKKNKTDGAPSTDLVPFRNLFALVFPVTFTLRPFLAKKGHSPEDVEKMYAAWVKSCLLQVTLWSHPYVKDGDF
- a CDS encoding redoxin domain-containing protein; protein product: MEDHGWLNTPEPLSLEGLRGRVVLLHAFQMLCPGCVSRGIPQAQRVTELFAGAPLVVVGLHTVFEHHDGMKVESLRAFLHEYRVRFPVGVDAPDPGGESIPQTMRAYGMRGTPTTILIDARGRLRRQVFGAHDDLLLGAELQTLLLEAESIPENRSPTATPRIGCDEAGCVLPEVTAG